A window of the Eleutherodactylus coqui strain aEleCoq1 chromosome 8, aEleCoq1.hap1, whole genome shotgun sequence genome harbors these coding sequences:
- the LOC136577635 gene encoding E3 ubiquitin-protein ligase TRIM7-like: MASADLRDELNCSICLSLYTDPVSLRCGHNFCRSCIVSALDAQEAAGVYSCPDCREESPQRPTLEKNRKLANIVERFLSRPPDMESRIFCTYCIKSPVPAVRTCLLCKASFCEEHLPRHSKSPEHTLVGPTVTLEERKCSTHHEALKYYCPVDGACICVSCWVAGDHKGHDVQLLDVACEKEKEKLKTVLEELKSEREEAGRRVQNLKDHETKQRETSAALTERVSGLFTDIREKLDGLEKRIQDEITGQQDQVSLSVSDLVRQVELHKDELTKKITQLEGLCNISDPSILLQEDCGDISGRSCDVISEVGDTQCLDEDVVSLLLHSGLLYFADSLIDMKIKRKFSVMEKSNILLDIDTANNNIIISEDLRSASYTATSQNRPAGSKRFTSRHVFSSRSFSSGRHYWEVDVSQAERWLIGVAGESLERKWVGNKSFIGYNNKSWALSVNGGFRASHNNVEQHVVSDSPVQTVGIYLDYEVGRLSFYQLCDPIRHLHTFTASFTEPLYAAFYLYADSSIRIMK, translated from the coding sequence atGGCGTCTGCTGACTTGCGTGACGAGCTGAACTGCTCCATCTGCCTGAGCCTCTATACAGATCCCGTATCCctgagatgtggacacaacttctgccGCTCGTGTATTGTGAgtgcgctggatgcacaggaggCAGCTGGAGTGTATTCCTGTCCTGACTGCAGAGAAGAATCCCCGCAGCGTCCGACcctggagaagaacaggaagCTGGCGAATATAGTGGAGCGTTTCTTATCTCGTCCGCCTGATATGGAGAGCAGAATCTTCTGTACTTACTGTATAAAGTCTCCTGTCCCGGCTGTGAGGACATGTCTGCTCTGTAAGGCTTCATTCTGTGAAGAGCACTTACCTAGACACAGTAAGTCACCAGAACATACTCTAGTTGGACCCACTGTTACCCTGGAGGAGAGAAAATGCTCCACACACCATGAGGCCCTGAAATACTATTGTCCTGTAGATGGCGCCTGCATCTGTGTGTCCTGCTGGGTGGCCGGAGATCACAAGGGACATGATGTGCAGCTACTGGATGTGGCCTGcgagaaggagaaagagaagcTCAAAACTGTCTTAGAGGAGCTGAAGTCTGAGAGAGAAGAAGCTGGAAGAAGAGTCCAGAATCTAAAGGATCATGAGACAAAACAAAGAGAGACATCAGCCGCACTCACTGAGAGAGTCTCTGGTCTGTTCACTGATAtcagggagaagctggatggtctggAAAAGAGAATCCAGGATGAGATTACCGGACAGCAGGATCAGGTGTCACTCTCAGTGTCTGATCTGGTCAGACAGGTGGAGCTACACAAGGATGAGCTGACCAAAAAGATTACTCAACTTGAGGGATTATGTAATATCTCTGATCCATCGATCTTACTACAAGAAGATTGTGGTGACATCAGTGGTAGgagctgtgatgtcatcagtgaggTAGGAGATACCCAGTGTCTGGATGAAGATGTAGTCTCACTGCTATTACACAGCGGACTGTTATACTTTGCCGATAGTCTGATTGATATGAAGATAAAAAGAAAGTTCTCAGTGATGGAAAAGTCTAACATCTTACTGGATATAGACACGGCTAATAATAACATTATTATATCAGAGGATCTCAGATCGGCTTCTTATACCGCTACATCACAGAACAGACCTGCTGGGTCCAAGAGGTTCACATCTCGTCATGTGTTCAGTTCCCGCAGCTTCTCCTCCGGGAGACATTACTGGGAGGTGGATGTGAGTCAGGCGGAGAGATGGCTGATAGGAGTGGCTGGGGAAAGTCTGGAGAGGAAGTGGGTGGGTAACAAATCTTTTATTGGTTATAATAACAAGTCTTGGGCTCTATCTGTGAATGGTGGTTTTAGAGCAAGTCACAACAATGTTGAGCAGCATGTGGTATCGGACTCTCCTGTGCAGACTGTCGGCATCTATCTGGATTATGAGGTCGGACGTCTGTCCTTCTACCAGCTGTGTGACCccatcagacacttacacaccttcACCGCCTCCTTTACCGAGCCGCTTTATGCCGCCTTCTATCTGTATGCAGATTCGAGCATCAGAATTATGAAATAA